A stretch of Polypterus senegalus isolate Bchr_013 chromosome 5, ASM1683550v1, whole genome shotgun sequence DNA encodes these proteins:
- the foxq1a gene encoding forkhead box protein Q1a — translation MKLEVFSGNNSSSNFTEKPSEVCSDAEGIMSGEEELGSDGDCVANSPEPSTPGTDGKSKPYTRRPKPPYSYIALIAMAIRDSASGRLTLAEINDYLMKKFPFFRGAYTGWRNSVRHNLSLNDCFLKVLRDPSRPWGKDNYWMLNPNSEYTFADGVFRRRRKRINKKPTKEQEGLDLPVGEEPSTNIIPAIKEDASNSKFTSSFAIDSILSRPFKRKEDSPHEVLVSPSQAGRVFWTGGPSFMSYLVPYPTSTVSQPVFPASPTTSHLLPAYRYGLSEPLRGGDHRRDPSATYALGSESVSTSEIFPSIRLRAPGSCYHSFKIDSLLA, via the coding sequence ATGAAACTGGAAGTTTTCTCTGGCAATAACTCTAGCAGTAACTTTACGGAAAAGCCCTCGGAGGTATGCAGTGATGCTGAAGGTATCATGTCCGGTGAAGAGGAGCTTGGCTCTGATGGCGACTGCGTGGCTAACAGTCCGGAACCCTCCACCCCGGGGACTGACGGCAAGTCCAAGCCATACACCCGCAGACCGAAGCCCCCGTACTCCTACATTGCACTGATTGCTATGGCCATTCGAGATTCTGCAAGCGGGAGGCTCACTCTGGCTGAGATTAATGACTACCTGATGAAGAAGTTTCCTTTCTTCAGAGGCGCCTACACCGGCTGGAGGAACTCTGTGCGGCACAATCTGTCTCTCAATGACTGCTTTTTAAAAGTACTTCGAGATCCCTCCCGCCCGTGGGGCAAGGACAACTATTGGATGCTGAACCCTAACAGCGAGTACACCTTTGCCGACGGGGTGTTCCGCCGCAGGCGGAAGCGCATCAACAAGAAGCCGACTAAGGAACAGGAGGGCTTAGATCTTCCAGTCGGGGAAGAGCCGTCCACCAACATTATTCCTGCCATCAAGGAGGATGCATCCAACTCCAAGTTCACCAGTTCGTTCGCCATTGACAGCATCCTAAGTCGGCCCTTTAAGAGAAAAGAGGACTCGCCCCACGAGGTATTAGTCTCCCCCTCACAGGCTGGTAGAGTATTCTGGACCGGCGGGCCCTCATTTATGTCGTACCTTGTACCCTATCCTACATCAACTGTGTCGCAGCCAGTGTTCCCAGCCAGTCCTACTACCTCGCACCTGTTGCCAGCCTACAGGTATGGCTTATCGGAACCGCTGCGGGGAGGGGACCATCGGAGAGATCCGTCGGCCACTTACGCACTGGGCTCGGAGAGCGTGAGCACATCAGAGATTTTCCCATCCATCCGTCTGAGAGCACCTGGCAGCTGCTATCACTCCTTTAAAATCGACTCCTTGCTTGCCTGA